In Streptococcus porcinus, the genomic window GATCCTGCTGAAAGAAACTGTTTTTTCATTGTTTTTCCCCTTTTTAGATGTTTAAAAAAAGCTGACGCGTGTATAATAGACAATGAAAAGAGGAGTTAAAATGGACGAAAGAGACTTAGAGTTATTAGTAACTCTCGATGAGACCCACAACATTACCCATGCTGCCGATCGCCTATATGTCACACAGTCTGCTCTATCAAAACGGATCAATGCCATTGAACGCGAATTAAACACACGAATCATGGTTCGCTCTCGTCAGGGCATTCGCTTCACAGCACAAGGTGAGACAGTTTTAAAACATGCATATGAGATAATCACAAACTTACAAAAAATGCGTGAAGAGATTGAATTACAAAAAAATCATATCTCTGGAACTTTACGCGCCGGCGTCTCCATTAACTATGCACAATATGCCTTTCCTGAAATATTAGCCCGCTATCGGCAACAATTTCCACATGTCAACATCCAAATTAAAACCAATTATAGTCGCAAAGTCTATCAAGATTTACTCTTGGGTAAGATTGATGTCGCTATTGTCCGCGGTGAATTTCAATGGAAAGAAAATAAAATTCTTCTTAAACGTGAACGTGTCAACTTAATTAGAAGCTCAAACAATCAAGGCATTACCCTAGAACAGCTCCCCTACATCGGACGACATTCTGATGTCACTTTTGAACGGGAAGTATCACAATGGATGCAGGAAAATCAATTGCAACCCAGCAAACATAACGGTATCATCGTTGACAATGTCAATACTTGTGTTGAAATGGTATCCCGTGGCTTAGGTTGGGCAATCGTGCCAGATATTGGTTTACACCACTTTAAGGGAGATATTCACAAGCTATCCTTCAAAAATGGAGAGCCTTTCATGCGTTCTACCTATCTACTGTTTAACAAAGATGCCTATCAGCTCCCTCAAATCAAGGCTTTTATCAAAACAGCCCAAGTTATCTCAAACTAGAAAGGATATCTATGTCGATCTTTACAGTTTCAGAAATTTTCCCCTCAGACAAGCTTAATCAAAATAAAGTCACTCAATTGTTAGAAGATG contains:
- a CDS encoding LysR family transcriptional regulator; this encodes MDERDLELLVTLDETHNITHAADRLYVTQSALSKRINAIERELNTRIMVRSRQGIRFTAQGETVLKHAYEIITNLQKMREEIELQKNHISGTLRAGVSINYAQYAFPEILARYRQQFPHVNIQIKTNYSRKVYQDLLLGKIDVAIVRGEFQWKENKILLKRERVNLIRSSNNQGITLEQLPYIGRHSDVTFEREVSQWMQENQLQPSKHNGIIVDNVNTCVEMVSRGLGWAIVPDIGLHHFKGDIHKLSFKNGEPFMRSTYLLFNKDAYQLPQIKAFIKTAQVISN